In the Hydractinia symbiolongicarpus strain clone_291-10 chromosome 13, HSymV2.1, whole genome shotgun sequence genome, TGGCAATGTAATAGTTGAAGCGTGGATTAATTTCCAACCGTTTAGCGTTCATGCATTAAATTTTAGAGTCAAGTTTCTAGCTAATTTAATATGGGATGATAGAAAGGCGACGCATGGTGAACAAaaggagaaatttaaaaacatgaGAAGGCAGGTAGGTAAACTATACTCAATTTTCATAAATGTAACTCAAAATCACCCGCGCgattatattttgaaataagAAGCCCAATAGCTATGTTAATCAACTTGTATATGGTAAAATATTCTAGctaacgaaataaaaaaattcagagGTTTGACATGCTTGTCTAAGATacaaaaattcgaaaaatcatAAAATCTTGATCAAACAACAGCTACAAAATGGCTAAGCGATTGAAGCATTCGTTTAAGATATTAAATAGGCGGTGGAAGTACACTTCCCGTACCTGTTATAAGGACGAAAATTTCTGATATTCCCATCAAACCATACTGCGGAATTTGATACCAAATAGTCATGTTTGTCGCCTCTATGGTTTTGTTGCCATACATATGATTAAACGTGGTATTGCTCGTTTGCAAACGAAAATATTCGACCGTACCGGCACTCACCATAGATACGCTTGCCAATAACATCCCTAAATAACAACAATATATTTAGGTACGCTAGTGAGTAAATTTGCGCCTAGCAAAACACAAATTTTAAGAGAATGAGGTGAGATGCGGCGACTGAAAAAACTTAAAAGGTTCTGTTGTATATACAGCCACCTTTTATTCAAGAACTCTCTTCGAAAAAGGCACTAACTCAAAGAGAACTTTTAAAACATTGTTCCTGTCCCCCAACTTTCAATATATAACATCTTCggaatgttttgttttgtgatatTGCATTTATCTTTAAATCGATAGTCAATAGTTAAtaaattatgaatttttttagtTCCCCTTTTACTAACTTTCCTGCCCTTAAAAGGTCCCAGCCACAAAATCATTCCTTACAAACAAGTCTAGGGGCTTAATGAGTATTTACGGTAGATAATTAAGGAATTATATTAATCGAgcccaacaacaacaacagcaaaaaacTGTTTACTAGTGGAACTCGCTTACCTATAGACATGCGCACTAGAAACGGTGTTCGAAATTCGAACCTTTCCAAAAACGGATAAAAACAACGGTCAATGATCGGTACGAATATGAGGACGATAATAATGTTGAAGAGAGAGAACCATGAAGCGGGAACTGAATAAACAGTGGAGAAATGAATAAACCTCATGTGAAGTCCTTGAAGAAGGAATGTTGCAGATATCtagaaagaacaaaataagcgttaaagcttaaaaaaaagttttatatattaaaactttttaatattATCTAATTTCAGATTGGCTACtcatttttcaacttttctaACCTTTTTCAAGGGATAATTTGTtcaacaaaaacagaaatttcaaTGAGAAAAAACCCGTAATCAGTTTCCATAGGCCAAGAAAACTTTCAACGTAAACAAAAAAGAGAATAAgagaacttatttttttagtttttcccaATGTTTAAACAAAGTTTATATTACACACTGTTATTTAAAATGGAGTTTACTATTAATGACAGACATGTTAATTGAACAGTTTCGTAACCCTTTAACTGGCTACCCCACCCAGCCCACCCACCCTAGTTAGCTTCATGACAATTAAAAAGATTTTGGTTTGATGTCACGTCTTTTGTCTGGTGAATCATCTGGTGGTAAGAAAGATAACCtgacaaaaatgattttgttttcaaatatcCTATCACTtccaaatttatattttagcttTTAATGCTTTTATCAAGTaatgttttattcttttttcagGTTCAGAAATATATGATGATGTCATCCTAAACACAGAATGACATCAACTGAAAAGGTTGGCATAAAAATGGTTAAGATGTACTTGCTTCTTCCATACTTCTTCCCTGTTGTCTATTTAGAGTCCTGTGGTACAAAATGGGGGAGTGTGCATTTTTTAGATCAGTTTAATATCAAAGAGTCATAGAACTTGTGCGAAATTACCTTACCTGGTAGTAGCAGGTACAATAGATTATGGTAAATCCAAACACAGGCAAGATAGAAAACAATATCTTCACTTCCTCCACATCAGAATCTGAAAACTTTCCaccatatttaatttttgctCTATCAAGCCAGTGTTTTCTAGGGTTGACAGACTCATAAGTGGTTGTTAATTCCGAACTAAAAAAGAAAGCAcggtttaaatatttaataatatttacaaGTAAGCATTAAAATCTTCTGGTGATACTCTAAATACTGCACTCTCAATACTTACACTCTGTGTAAATAACAATGAAGTGTTATTTTCTTACACAATGtaagagaaaataaataaactatattTAGGCTATATTTAGCATTTTTATGCTTCATTTTGAGAATTTTATAAAACGATACCACAGTGCTTCTCTTTGAATGGTATActatttcacaaaatttttaaaaatacggcATTCTTTAAGCGCAAAAATAAAAGGGGACCTGACGTATAAAATAATGTTAGACTTAATACTCTTATTTGATATTCTTTTATGAACAATTTTCTTCACCCATTGGTAAATTGTTAACGTTAATATCATTATTATGGAAAGCCGTTcgatttaaaagttaaaaaatttaatgagACTCTGCTTAGGGTTTCTTTGCACAAATAAGGATACTGCAACATATAACATAATATCATTTGTAATCTCTCTAATAAAGGAATCTTTTTATTACTTGATCAAGGTACAAAACAAATTATGATCTTAATAGGAAATTTTCTCACCTGGGCTTTTTCCATGAATTTAAGCAaacatttaaaactttcttCAACATACTGTGATTTGGTTCTATCACATGGTAGTTCTTTCTTTGTGGtatgcaaaaaataattataccaAGTGCAAGCAAACAGGTGGGAATAGAGTAACCACATACAAAACCTTCATTTAGCTGCAGCCATGTCAACAAGGAATATCCAATAAAAGAACCAATATTAATAGCCcagtaaaaatagttaaaaaaagatCGCATCTCAGAGTCTTGAGCTTTGTGAAGTTGGTCAGCACCAAAGGGCGACATATTTGATTTAAAACAACCCTCACCCAAAGATATTATGACTAACGAGAATAGAGTCCAAGCAACAAAACCTGCACTTCTACCAACATCATTTTGAAATTTATCTTGATGCAGTTTTGCAAAATGAGCCAACAATGGCAAACTCACAAAGCCAATGATGTACAAAAATAGTCCAGAAATAATTGTTTTAAATCTACCAAGTACAACATCACCAAGAACTCCGCCGACAAAACATGAAATCCAAGTAAATCCAGAAAATCCCAGCACTAACTCTAAACTCTCTCCCACTTCATAATCCATGTAAACGTTTGCAAATAAAGCTAGATTACCCAGTAGGCCATAATAAGATGCACGCTCCAAAACAACAGTTATCATTACACatatttttgcaagttttgtGTTACGTTCAAACAAACTTGCTGTAAGAGGTATCTTCACACTGCAATTTGATTGGCTATCAGAAGACAACAGTGGCTGCACAAGGGAATTTGTTGAACTATTGTAGGATTTTGAGTCCGGGCAAATTACATCATCCTCTTCTTCGTCATATTCCATTTTCATCTTGATCAAATAAATTTTCTAATCTAAAAACAGATATGATTTATGCAGTTAGATTTGTCTTTGTGGTCACTTCTATAGATGACCGCCTATTTACTGAGGCCACAACTGATACCCATATGCATTTCTTTGGCACAAAAGTCACTGGTTAAGATGGCCATCTTCCCAACGCAGTTTATGGCCAATCCAgcccaaaataaaaattacttataatATAGGCTGGCAATTGAAAACAAATGTTTACCAAAGTTGGTAGAACACCTAATTTTTTATGAGTGACTTCAAATACGTGATATTATTGTTCTACTGAAGTATTGGTGTCTCACAGTGTTTAATGCTTCACAAGCACTATACATGACTTAGTATTTGTGTCACATTATTTGCTTCTCGCATGATGTATTGTTacatttaaagtatttttaaaattttattaatcatGCACAAGAATCTTATAAAACAGCTATAGTGTAAGTCATGTCACAATTCTTAATTGACGTACTAAATGTCACAACatcaataacattaatttaacgTCAATAGCTTAAATTAATGCGCTCAAAAACTTTAAGGcctaataacttgaaaacgagttGAAATAACTGATATCATCTCCCATGTGGGTATCTAGGAACCGCCTGGAACTAAAAATGGGACCAATTTTTTATAGTTGGATCaactacagtacagtctgaatataaaggtgtgatattagcgtaCACGCGGATATTAGCGTACacgtggaggacggcagtcgttcgtcttttgttataattaaatcccttaagggttttacgagtttatatttgcgtgttaaaaaacaatgcgctcgcttttcgattttaaacttttaaaatgcgatctaaaaaaacattcctaTCACCGCTAttcgttattaaacttttaaaaagcgatgtgaaaaaacatttctatcgctattcgtttttaaacttttaaaaagcgatgtgaaaaaacatttctatcgccgcttttcgtttttcaacttttaaaatgcaatctaaaaaaacatttctatcgccgcttcttgattttaaacttttaaaatgcaatctaaaaaaacatttctatcgacgctattcgtttttaaacttttaaaaagcgatctaaaaaaacacttaattactgcaattaaaaatttcaaaagagttcgcgcaaaatagattgctaaaattgatcttgcgaCCTATTGTGCTTAAACAATCAatcgcgtggggtcattgtttatcagcgaggcaattattttcttaaaaaaacaaaagctatcgcaatgttattgttctgtgtaactattcatgcgagtttcgcgtccgcggtagattacattcagactgtactgtaactTGTTTAGGATTACAGGGATTTGTGAtgtcatcaaaactttaattcTTTTCAACCATTCATCCAAAGCAtatgatcatcatcatcatcattctcggcgaTTTCCTTTCAAATTCCGTGAAAATAATTGCTTGTGTTAAAatcaaaagcatagcaagaaacattgtttataaaaaattatctgcgcgagaaaaaattaaacgcgaaggccattgaattttaattttttttaacgacGAAACTAATTATGGTAACGCAATTTTTAAtctcaatatatttaaaaaacacaacctcttttaaaaaacaacaaatccaatgatttaaatattttaaaaaaaaataatgctacttttaaaacttttagtggtatttctttatcgtcgaaacatattttttaacatgcgaaacttttaaatgttgtttttatacagagcaacgtttagcaacgcaaacggaaaaaccctacATGCGGGACTTCTCCATTTGCGATAAGATTTTGAGaacaatcatcatcatcattcttggtttaacgtccgttttccatgctagcatggggtatattaatgaccttcttccaatctgatctaaacTGTGTTAGacctaaactcaacttcctttgtatcaagtctgtccacctgccaagtctttctcggtctgcctcggGGCTTTGCCAGAAcaagttaaattttaataccgaagaaagaaaatatctaaaaatataacttttgacgttcTGGAAAGATCAAAACACTTATTGTGAGAACAgagtataaaatttttaaaacacaattaGAAAAAGCTTTTTGTTATAGCGGTTCTTTGTTTTCAAACAtctaaaatgcgatttaaaaaaacatttctatcacctttttttattcttaaaattttaaaatgcaatctaaaaaatcatacctatcgccgttttttgtttttaaatttttaaaaggcgatctaaaaaaacatttctatcgccgttgtTCAACCTTTTGAACGAATTTCGATTGACTTCAAAGGGCCACTACCCTCCAGAATACATCCATTCTTGCTAACGATAGTAGATGAATACTCAAGATTCAATTTTGCATATCCTGTTAAAGACGTATCTACATTAACAGTAATCAAATATCTGACAAATTATTTTCAGTATTCAGCACTCATGGATATGTTTATTCAGATCGTGGGGCATCCTCATATCAGAGGATGCCCCAAGCACTTTATGTCATAttaaagtgcgtacgaatatacagtTCCCATTTAATAAGCATATCATCAAGCATTCGTTTCGTCGTCAAGTGAGTGTGTATTTGCCTCCAGAAACAAACTACTTCAAAATCATTTGACAAGCAGACAAAATACATGCCTTAGAATTATATTTCTTTAGCACAGCATAGCCATGAAAGCCTTCAGGTTAGTGAGTTAGCTAGCCTAGTGAAAAACATTTCTGCTCAGCTCCTACCTCTGTATCGAAAACGAAACTGATTTCGAAAAAATCGCAGCCATTTTTTCGTGAGGATCAGCTGACCCATATTGACGTAACCGATACCGAAGACTAATTCAACCTCGTTAACCTCGTTCCTAGTTCTTTTAATGCCTTTTTGACACTGGAGCTCTGctggcaacaaaccctggggaaaAGAAGGAAATTCAGAGACGTTTACAATTTTCTTTCTAATAAGAAACCAATCAATAAGCAACTAACTAGCGCAGGGTTAGTAATTATGTAAGCAACTTTcagtggatatttccacggaCCACGGACTTAAAAACAAGTTGTGCGTACGTCTGGGTGTGTACAATTTCTTGCACCTTTTAGCTTTTTGGgtggtccgtttattacacgGTAATTCCAGATTTTCTGGGGATTGAAGACTTTGAATCTTTTCATGGCCTCTTTAAAATACGGTCTTTTATTATCAGAATATTCTTCGtaataagaatatcaggctaggttttcaggtaaaaaaatagatcttttttttttaccaaaagagAAATTAGAATGATGACCAGCCTGGTTGGAATTTGGGTATTCTTATCAAAAAAGTGTGTATTCAAGCCATATgcatcaaaaatataattgtgCAACATTTAGTTCCAAAAAGGTCTGTATAAACTTTTGTGTCCAGTAAAATTTTCTCTGTTGCCATCACTGACAATGTTGTGAACTAATACCTTTCTTGGTGGTTAGTAAGGGAAATAAAAGTGTATTTTGATCCTTCCACCAGCCACAGCTTGTATCAATCACAACTGTAGGACTAGGTTTTATTTTTACTGCCCGTTCTGGTGTAAAAGCAGTATATAAATGTTTGCGAAGTCCCCTATATCCACGAGCGAAAAATTCTTCGCTCGTGATTCATAGTCATAAGTCATTAGTCACACAGAAAATAAGTCAATAACACGAATTTGcatttttcaaaagatttcaaAATAATCAAGAAAAACATATCTCAGTATTCAACGTTTGCAAGATTTGGCAGCGTTGTGACGTTACCTCAAAACATGGTCAATAACACATGTGATTCCGGTGACGTTGAAATACGTTTTTCATTtcgattttttgataaaaaagagAACACTTTATCATTATCTGATTTATCTTCTCTGTTTGACTAACtctaaaagttcttaaaagactTGGGTATGAGACTTGCATATAAAAGACTTGGGTAAGAAAACAGGTTCGATAGTGTATTTTTAAACACCCCCATAATTGAAGCACTTCAGGTGCAAATATAAGTTTCGCAGTGTGCAATGCAACGTCGTCGAATTTTagaatcaaaaaaaaaagtttctacTAACGATGAAAACGTAACGATAAATATTATTTAGTTTGCTTGCTGCGTTTACCACAGAAAGTAATAGCAGAGAAAATGCTAAAATTatgttttacaaattttttcttCTCTGAGCTAAGTTTTAAAGCTCGTGTTATAAGGGAAACCctgtttcttttaatttttattcgaGTTTTTTTTGCTGATTTTGCGAAGTAAATGTTTGCGAAATTCTAAAAAGCGTCGCTTCGTAAAAGTTTCtgtttgtataatttttgaTATGGAAAATTTGACGTTATCGAAAAGCAAATCTTATTCACGAAAGGTTCTGTCCCCGAATGTTCCTGCACTTAAAATATCAGTTATATTTACATAGCACATTCCAAATATTCTCATAAATATTCTTAAGATATTTAAATATGTAAAACTGTTTTAATTCTTCATAAGCAGAGTACTGACTAGAGGTCATAAGCGAAGTGCTGATTAACTTAATTAAATGCACTCTGGAAGGAAATCGTTATTCTGCTTATAAGTCAAATGGGCTTCGCTTGCGCTTAACTCGTTTTGGTCGCTGAACAAAGCATAAAAAGGTCGAGTTCAATTATGTGCTTTTGTAGCCATTTTGATCCGTCTTCTCTCGTATCAAATAATGTTATTGATACAATTTTAAAACGAGAAATCATATCTTGAACATTACAAAGAGGTGTTGAGGTTCGAGTTACGTTTAACAATAATTGGACGATCTGACACATCACTCAATGTTCTGTGGGCATCGgttaaatataataactttcatTAGCATTATGATTAAAACTTTAAACTTGCACCAAAACACACTACACTAATATACCACCCCCCTTCCCACTTAGGGTGCTTTTAGATATAGAACGCCTACTCCGAATAAAATCTTTAATGTCCTGAAATTAAATAACCACCGAGCGCTTATTCAAGTAAATACGGTATTGCCGCgaagaaaataataaacttaCATACAAGAAAATGCTAAAGTTTGCAGCACAAACGATTAAAAAGCTATTTTTCAGTGCAATAAAGGATAACCctttaatatcagaaatatttttgaagtaaTTGCCCATCACATAAATTGTCTGCAGTTAGCATGTTGGACCACTGCTTATAGctttttttgtgataaaacaGTGCATCCCGACTAATTATTAATTAATAATTATCGAAGTAACTAAAGCGATTTGTTGCGCAGCATCATAAAGTTCGTGTTGAGAATAATGATATCATTATGGCAGCCTTAGGTGTTGATGTGTTTTGGtttaataagttaaaaaagttgTAAGACACAGAAAAATAACACTTCCCGCGTTTTAAGGACTACAAAATTGCTAAAACGAATTTTTCCTGCACTTTTACAAATCAAGTGTAGGCACTACAGGTACTAATATTGACCGCGGGAAGTGTAATAAGAGCGTGTGCTTGATTTCACTCTTATAAAAACTTGTTACATTCCAAAATTTCTATCTTTCCGCGGTTTTTCTGCTGTTTATACATAAAACTCATCTTACAACTAT is a window encoding:
- the LOC130623301 gene encoding solute carrier family 15 member 4-like, which gives rise to MKMEYDEEEDDVICPDSKSYNSSTNSLVQPLLSSDSQSNCSVKIPLTASLFERNTKLAKICVMITVVLERASYYGLLGNLALFANVYMDYEVGESLELVLGFSGFTWISCFVGGVLGDVVLGRFKTIISGLFLYIIGFVSLPLLAHFAKLHQDKFQNDVGRSAGFVAWTLFSLVIISLGEGCFKSNMSPFGADQLHKAQDSEMRSFFNYFYWAINIGSFIGYSLLTWLQLNEGFVCGYSIPTCLLALGIIIFCIPQRKNYHVIEPNHSMLKKVLNVCLNSWKKPSSELTTTYESVNPRKHWLDRAKIKYGGKFSDSDVEEVKILFSILPVFGFTIIYCTCYYQISATFLLQGLHMRFIHFSTVYSVPASWFSLFNIIIVLIFVPIIDRCFYPFLERFEFRTPFLVRMSIGMLLASVSMVSAGTVEYFRLQTSNTTFNHMYGNKTIEATNMTIWYQIPQYGLMGISEIFVLITGLEFAYCQSPPSMQSFVTCLFFIANGLGALMGSALVAIGNNAGLGILEGGDTKGGNTLQLKGHLHYFFFFLAALNLLNWIAFAIFGIRRAKKKKRKEFERTVAAFVQGSLEASLKTNAP